One window from the genome of Magnolia sinica isolate HGM2019 chromosome 4, MsV1, whole genome shotgun sequence encodes:
- the LOC131243931 gene encoding acetyl-coenzyme A carboxylase carboxyl transferase subunit alpha, chloroplastic-like isoform X1, which yields MASLPHSPIASSGTSASDHLQSSCNGINGMPVKYLGRSCLGVGRRDLSTVAMIKKWKKHDYPWPDEIDPNVKGGHLSYLSHFKPLKEKPKPVTLNFEKPLRDLEKKIVGVRKMSDETGLDFTDQISSLETKYQQALEDLYTHLTPIQRLNVARHPNRPTFLDHVLKITDKWVELHGDRAGYDDPAIVTGIGSIDGMNCLFIGHQKGRNTKENIQRNFGMPTPHGYRKALRLMYYADHHGLPIITFIDTPGAFADLRSEELGQGEAIAHNLRAMFGLKVPIVTVVIGEGGSGGALAIGCANRLLMMENAVFFVASPEACAAILWKSSKAAPKAAEKLKITAKELCKLKIADGIIPEPPGGAHTDPSWTSEQIKIALVGALEELLKMDTQQLLHHRMLKFRAMGGFQEGIPADPVKKARMKKKEEPVIQKGEPSTTPDIDLEDEIEKLKQKIFKSKESLSQPPELGLNEMIEKLKREVDLEFSEAVKSMGLMDSFELLRKDVSKARSSPDQLIDPGLKEKIEKLKQEMNQGLSTSPNFPSLNYKLNMLKEISKAKELSEQDGKLASIKREINKRLKEIVDQSNMKERIEILKAEMENSGASTEGDLDQGLKAKIAKVKKEMGFELANVLKSLHLDVELMASKEEVLRTNDLIEKPPFSDLKVKIKEFNNKINVGIQDAVNSTDLKNKIEMLKLEVAKAGKLPDPESMNKIETLKQQIRQSLGAALSSSALIDKHEKLMQEIAQVKGSEELNGALKQELLQEADSKYDLSRVEINRDVSCSFT from the exons ATGGCGTCTTTGCCTCATTCTCCAATTGCATCTTCTGGTACCTCTGCTTCGGATCATCTCCAGAGTTCCTGTAATGGCATCAACGGCATGCCTGTGAAATACCTTGGAAGATCGTGCTTGGGTGTTGGGAGGAGGGATCTATCCACTGTTGCAATGATCAAGAAGTGGAAGAAGCATGATTACCCGTGGCCTGACGAGATTGACCCGAATGTGAAAGGTGGACACCTGAGCTATCTCTCACATTTCAAGCCTTTGAAAGAGAAGCCGAAGCCAGTTACGTTGAACTTTGAGAAACCGCTCAGAGATCTAGAGAAGAAGATCGTTGGT GTACGAAAGATGTCAGATGAAACTGGTCTGGATTTCACTGACCAGATCTCTTCTCTCGAGACTAAGTATCAGCAG GCTTTAGAAGATTTATACACACATCTAACTCCAATACAGCGATTGAACGTTGCCCGGCATCCTAACAGACCAACTTTTCTTGATCATGTGTTAAAGATTACTGACAAG TGGGTGGAGCTTCATGGAGACCGTGCAGGTTATGATGATCCTGCCATTGTCACGGGCATAGGTAGCATAGATGGTATGAACTGTTTGTTCATAGGTCATCAGAAAGGTAGAAACACCAAGGAAAACATTCAACGTAACTTTGGGATGCCTACTCCACATGG TTACCGGAAGGCTTTGCGCCTGATGTATTATGCTGATCATCATGGATTGCCTATTATTACATTCATTGACACGCCAGGGGCTTTTGCAGACCTTAGGTCAGAGGAATTAGGCCAA GGTGAGGCCATAGCACATAATTTGAGGGCTATGTTTGGTCTGAAAGTTCCAATTGTTACGGTTGTTATTGGGGAAGGTGGTTCTGGTGGTGCACTTGCCATTGGATGTGCTAACAGATTATTAATGATGGAAAATGCAGTTTTCTTTGTTGCCAG CCCAGAAGCATGTGCTGCTATCTTGTGGAAGAGTTCCAAAGCTGCTCCAAAG GCAGCTGAGAAGTTGAAGATAACTGCTAAAGAGTTGTGCAAGCTGAAAATTGCAGATGGCATCATTCCT GAACCGCCTGGTGGTGCACATACCGATCCATCTTGGACCTCAGAACAGATAAAGATTGCACTTGTTGGAGCACTGGAA GAGCTCTTGAAAATGGACACGCAGCAGCTCCTCCACCATCGCATGCTCAAATTCCGTGCTATGGGTGGGTTCCAAGAAGGCATCCCAGCAGACCCAGTAAAGAAAGCcagaatgaagaagaaagaggagccAGTCATTCAAAAGGGAGAGCCCAGTACAACTCCAGATATTGACTTGGAGGATGAGATTGAAAAGCtcaaacagaaaatttttaaatccaAGGAGTCATTGTCTCAGCCTCCTGAGTTGGGTTTAAACGAGATGATTGAGAAGCTGAAAAGAGAGGTTGATCTGGAGTTTTCTGAGGCTGTCAAATCCATGGGATTGATGGACAGTTTCGAGTTGCTGCGGAAGGACGTTTCAAAAGCAAGGAGTTCGCCAGACCAACTCATTGACCCGGGTCTCAAGGAAAAGATTGAGAAACTCAAGCAGGAGATGAACCAGGGTTTATCAACATCTCCCAATTTCCCAAGCTTGAATTACAAGCTCAATATGCTGAAGGAAATATCAAAAGCAAAGGAACTCTCGGAGCAGGATGGAAAACTTGCGTCGATAAAGCGGGAAATCAATAAAAGGCTCAAAGAGATTGTTGATCAATCCAATATGAAGGAGAGGATCGAGATACTAAAGGCAGAAATGGAAAATTCTGGAGCCTCGACAGAAGGTGATCTCGATCAAGGGCTGAAGGCGAAAATCGCGAAAGTGAAGAAGGAGATGGGATTTGAGCTCGCCAATGTATTGAAGTCCTTACATTTGGATGTTGAGCTTATGGCATCAAAAGAAGAGGTGTTGAGAACAAATGACTTAATTGAGAAGCCGCCGTTCTCAGATTTAAAGGTCAAGATAAAGgaatttaataataaaattaatgtgGGGATCCAAGATGCTGTCAATTCGACGGATCTGAAGAACAAAATTGAGATGCTGAAGTTGGAGGTGGCAAAGGCGGGGAAATTGCCTGATCCAGAATCAATGAATAAGATTGAGACACTGAAGCAACAGATCAGGCAGAGCCTTGGAGCTGCTTTAAGCTCCTCAGCTTTGATAGACAAGCATGAGAAGTTGATGCAGGAGATTGCTCAAGTCAAGGGGTCGGAGGAGTTGAATGGAGCTTTGAAGCAGGAGCTTCTGCAGGAAGCCGATTCAAAATATGACTTGTCGAGAGTAGAGATTAATAGGGATGTGAGCTGCAGCTTTACCTAA
- the LOC131243931 gene encoding acetyl-coenzyme A carboxylase carboxyl transferase subunit alpha, chloroplastic-like isoform X2 — translation MASLPHSPIASSGTSASDHLQSSCNGINGMPVKYLGRSCLGVGRRDLSTVAMIKKWKKHDYPWPDEIDPNVKGGHLSYLSHFKPLKEKPKPVTLNFEKPLRDLEKKIVGVRKMSDETGLDFTDQISSLETKYQQALEDLYTHLTPIQRLNVARHPNRPTFLDHVLKITDKGEAIAHNLRAMFGLKVPIVTVVIGEGGSGGALAIGCANRLLMMENAVFFVASPEACAAILWKSSKAAPKAAEKLKITAKELCKLKIADGIIPEPPGGAHTDPSWTSEQIKIALVGALEELLKMDTQQLLHHRMLKFRAMGGFQEGIPADPVKKARMKKKEEPVIQKGEPSTTPDIDLEDEIEKLKQKIFKSKESLSQPPELGLNEMIEKLKREVDLEFSEAVKSMGLMDSFELLRKDVSKARSSPDQLIDPGLKEKIEKLKQEMNQGLSTSPNFPSLNYKLNMLKEISKAKELSEQDGKLASIKREINKRLKEIVDQSNMKERIEILKAEMENSGASTEGDLDQGLKAKIAKVKKEMGFELANVLKSLHLDVELMASKEEVLRTNDLIEKPPFSDLKVKIKEFNNKINVGIQDAVNSTDLKNKIEMLKLEVAKAGKLPDPESMNKIETLKQQIRQSLGAALSSSALIDKHEKLMQEIAQVKGSEELNGALKQELLQEADSKYDLSRVEINRDVSCSFT, via the exons ATGGCGTCTTTGCCTCATTCTCCAATTGCATCTTCTGGTACCTCTGCTTCGGATCATCTCCAGAGTTCCTGTAATGGCATCAACGGCATGCCTGTGAAATACCTTGGAAGATCGTGCTTGGGTGTTGGGAGGAGGGATCTATCCACTGTTGCAATGATCAAGAAGTGGAAGAAGCATGATTACCCGTGGCCTGACGAGATTGACCCGAATGTGAAAGGTGGACACCTGAGCTATCTCTCACATTTCAAGCCTTTGAAAGAGAAGCCGAAGCCAGTTACGTTGAACTTTGAGAAACCGCTCAGAGATCTAGAGAAGAAGATCGTTGGT GTACGAAAGATGTCAGATGAAACTGGTCTGGATTTCACTGACCAGATCTCTTCTCTCGAGACTAAGTATCAGCAG GCTTTAGAAGATTTATACACACATCTAACTCCAATACAGCGATTGAACGTTGCCCGGCATCCTAACAGACCAACTTTTCTTGATCATGTGTTAAAGATTACTGACAAG GGTGAGGCCATAGCACATAATTTGAGGGCTATGTTTGGTCTGAAAGTTCCAATTGTTACGGTTGTTATTGGGGAAGGTGGTTCTGGTGGTGCACTTGCCATTGGATGTGCTAACAGATTATTAATGATGGAAAATGCAGTTTTCTTTGTTGCCAG CCCAGAAGCATGTGCTGCTATCTTGTGGAAGAGTTCCAAAGCTGCTCCAAAG GCAGCTGAGAAGTTGAAGATAACTGCTAAAGAGTTGTGCAAGCTGAAAATTGCAGATGGCATCATTCCT GAACCGCCTGGTGGTGCACATACCGATCCATCTTGGACCTCAGAACAGATAAAGATTGCACTTGTTGGAGCACTGGAA GAGCTCTTGAAAATGGACACGCAGCAGCTCCTCCACCATCGCATGCTCAAATTCCGTGCTATGGGTGGGTTCCAAGAAGGCATCCCAGCAGACCCAGTAAAGAAAGCcagaatgaagaagaaagaggagccAGTCATTCAAAAGGGAGAGCCCAGTACAACTCCAGATATTGACTTGGAGGATGAGATTGAAAAGCtcaaacagaaaatttttaaatccaAGGAGTCATTGTCTCAGCCTCCTGAGTTGGGTTTAAACGAGATGATTGAGAAGCTGAAAAGAGAGGTTGATCTGGAGTTTTCTGAGGCTGTCAAATCCATGGGATTGATGGACAGTTTCGAGTTGCTGCGGAAGGACGTTTCAAAAGCAAGGAGTTCGCCAGACCAACTCATTGACCCGGGTCTCAAGGAAAAGATTGAGAAACTCAAGCAGGAGATGAACCAGGGTTTATCAACATCTCCCAATTTCCCAAGCTTGAATTACAAGCTCAATATGCTGAAGGAAATATCAAAAGCAAAGGAACTCTCGGAGCAGGATGGAAAACTTGCGTCGATAAAGCGGGAAATCAATAAAAGGCTCAAAGAGATTGTTGATCAATCCAATATGAAGGAGAGGATCGAGATACTAAAGGCAGAAATGGAAAATTCTGGAGCCTCGACAGAAGGTGATCTCGATCAAGGGCTGAAGGCGAAAATCGCGAAAGTGAAGAAGGAGATGGGATTTGAGCTCGCCAATGTATTGAAGTCCTTACATTTGGATGTTGAGCTTATGGCATCAAAAGAAGAGGTGTTGAGAACAAATGACTTAATTGAGAAGCCGCCGTTCTCAGATTTAAAGGTCAAGATAAAGgaatttaataataaaattaatgtgGGGATCCAAGATGCTGTCAATTCGACGGATCTGAAGAACAAAATTGAGATGCTGAAGTTGGAGGTGGCAAAGGCGGGGAAATTGCCTGATCCAGAATCAATGAATAAGATTGAGACACTGAAGCAACAGATCAGGCAGAGCCTTGGAGCTGCTTTAAGCTCCTCAGCTTTGATAGACAAGCATGAGAAGTTGATGCAGGAGATTGCTCAAGTCAAGGGGTCGGAGGAGTTGAATGGAGCTTTGAAGCAGGAGCTTCTGCAGGAAGCCGATTCAAAATATGACTTGTCGAGAGTAGAGATTAATAGGGATGTGAGCTGCAGCTTTACCTAA